The proteins below come from a single Necator americanus strain Aroian chromosome V, whole genome shotgun sequence genomic window:
- a CDS encoding hypothetical protein (NECATOR_CHRV.G20574.T2) → MQRVKYVLFWSKPQRPMVLSEIYKCNHLDFVNTGSSVAKHQQQLPMPVSAISLSKFKYSKIELQCFKKEEKSNRHCKLHLQTWIYIHCAWSLVICMLGIAIGILLLVYPSWHEFLLLYKQTLTYLRRNDPIVYWICYRIFLSCWIAMHFAHLATVLGTIFGAQMTKSRLVVPQMITLLLQIGIYILGSFALIIISVTGAKITWIALLIVFFFAFFASTNLGLLVAYHRVLEEKNIALRALLANTKSVHFKERGTLKL, encoded by the exons ATGCAAAGGGTTAAATATGTGCTGTTTTGGAGTAAACCGCAGAGACCGATGGTATTATCCGAGATCTACAAGTGCAACCATCTG GACTTTGTGAATACAGGAAGTTCAG TTGCAAAACATCAACAGCAACTACCTATGCCCGTGTCCGCTATTTCGCTAAGCAAGTTCAAATACTCAAAGATTGAACTACAGTGCTTTAAAA AGGAGGAAAAATCAAACCGCCATTGTAAGCTGCATTTACAG ACATGGATTTATATTCACTGTGCATGGAGCTTGGTAATTTGTATGCTCGGTATCGCTATCGGTATTCTATTGCTGGTTTACCCTTCTTGGCATGAATTTCTCTTATTGTATAAGCAAACACTAACT TATTTGAGACGAAACGATCCGATTGTTTATTGGATTTGCTATCGGATATTCTTGTCATGCTGGATTGCAATGCACTTCGCTCATCTAGCTACTGTTCTTGGGACAATTTTTGGCGCTCAG ATGACAAAATCGCGTCTTGTTGTGCCACAAATGATCACACTGCTCCTTCAAATTGGTATTTATATACTTGGATCATTTGCACTAATCATTATTAGTGTCACTGGTGCAAAGATAACGTGGATCGCACTCCTAATTGTGTtctttttcgccttttttgcAAG CACAAACCTAGGCCTATTGGTTGCCTACCATCGAGTCTTGGAGGAGAAGAATATCGCTTTGAGAGCTCTACTGGCCAACACAAAAAGTGTCCACTTCAAGGAAAGAGGAACATTAAAATTATAA